One segment of Chryseobacterium turcicum DNA contains the following:
- a CDS encoding DUF6702 family protein, translating to MKKFLYISGIFTLIILMSFSVADFFSSMTKVDYIDGSKTLKFTAKMNTSHISDAIKINRNTAGFEAEVKKYVNNNFDVFVNGSPKTLTFTGSQVSGETVWVYFETGGVSDINSLKIKNTILLSAFPKQINLVNIAYKGNQKTMNFQRGKEVNEVSF from the coding sequence ATGAAAAAATTTTTATATATATCGGGTATTTTTACATTGATTATACTGATGAGTTTTTCTGTAGCAGACTTTTTCTCTTCGATGACAAAAGTAGACTATATCGACGGAAGCAAAACTCTGAAGTTTACTGCAAAAATGAATACAAGCCATATTTCTGATGCCATCAAAATCAACAGAAATACTGCAGGCTTTGAAGCTGAGGTAAAAAAATATGTAAATAATAATTTCGATGTATTTGTAAATGGTTCTCCTAAAACTTTAACTTTCACCGGAAGCCAAGTAAGTGGAGAAACGGTTTGGGTGTATTTTGAAACCGGTGGTGTTTCTGACATCAATAGTTTAAAAATAAAAAATACGATACTTTTAAGCGCATTTCCTAAGCAAATAAACCTAGTTAATATTGCTTATAAAGGAAATCAGAAAACAATGAATTTTCAACGCGGAAAAGAGGTAAATGAAGTTTCTTTTTAA
- a CDS encoding LOG family protein — protein MRTEGTRDESLENTELDINESKLHNSLREKTWDETITKDSWMVFKVMAEFVDGYEKMARIGPCVSIFGSARLKPESKYYEMAVEIAEKITKIGFGVITGGGPGIMEAGNKGAFNGEGKSIGLNIDLPFEQHFNPYINKLYSLNFDYFFVRKVMFVKYSQGFIVMPGGFGTLDELTEAMTLIQTNKIGRFPIVLVGSEFWGGLLGWFKETLLKEGMISEGDLDLYRVVDTADEAVAHIKAFYDKYSVNVNF, from the coding sequence ATGAGAACTGAAGGAACAAGAGACGAAAGTTTAGAAAATACAGAATTAGATATCAACGAATCTAAATTACATAATAGTTTACGCGAAAAAACCTGGGACGAAACCATTACCAAAGATAGCTGGATGGTTTTTAAAGTGATGGCAGAGTTTGTAGATGGCTACGAAAAAATGGCTAGAATAGGACCTTGTGTATCTATTTTCGGGTCTGCAAGATTAAAGCCTGAAAGTAAATATTACGAAATGGCAGTAGAAATTGCCGAAAAAATCACCAAAATAGGTTTCGGAGTCATTACAGGAGGTGGTCCCGGAATCATGGAAGCGGGTAATAAAGGAGCTTTCAATGGAGAAGGAAAATCGATTGGTTTAAATATCGACTTGCCTTTTGAGCAACATTTTAATCCATATATCAACAAATTATATTCGCTGAATTTTGACTATTTCTTTGTAAGAAAAGTAATGTTTGTAAAATATTCTCAGGGATTCATTGTAATGCCGGGAGGTTTTGGAACTTTAGATGAGCTTACAGAAGCGATGACTTTGATTCAGACCAATAAAATAGGGCGTTTCCCAATTGTATTGGTAGGCTCTGAGTTTTGGGGCGGTTTGCTAGGATGGTTTAAAGAAACATTGCTCAAAGAAGGGATGATTTCTGAGGGAGATCTTGATCTTTACCGTGTGGTAGATACTGCTGATGAGGCTGTGGCTCACATTAAAGCTTTTTATGATAAGTATTCTGTAAACGTTAACTTTTAA
- a CDS encoding nucleotidyltransferase family protein: MKALIFAAGKGTRLKPFTDHHPKALAKVNGVPLLERNIKYLKGFGITDFVINIHHFGDQIVAFLKENDNFGCKIEVSDESNELLETGGGLIFAKEFLNHGEDFLIMNADILTKININDFVSYHKEIKDFVTLAVSDRESSRKLLFNDDLVLRGWLNVQTGEQRLAEFNKGFRPLAFSGVHCINPVIFDKIKRKGKFSVMEEYLDLMYTEKIHGFVHDSILIDVGRPESVIEAEKYFK; this comes from the coding sequence ATGAAGGCATTAATTTTTGCAGCAGGAAAAGGAACCCGTTTAAAACCCTTTACAGACCATCACCCTAAAGCTTTGGCTAAAGTGAATGGTGTTCCACTTTTAGAAAGAAATATAAAATATCTCAAAGGTTTTGGGATTACTGATTTTGTAATCAATATTCATCACTTTGGGGATCAGATTGTTGCGTTTTTAAAAGAAAATGATAATTTTGGTTGTAAGATTGAGGTCTCTGATGAATCGAATGAGCTTCTAGAAACTGGGGGTGGTTTGATTTTTGCTAAAGAATTCCTCAATCACGGTGAAGATTTCCTGATTATGAATGCCGATATCTTAACCAAGATCAATATTAATGATTTTGTAAGCTATCACAAAGAAATCAAAGATTTTGTTACCTTAGCGGTTTCAGACAGAGAAAGTTCGAGAAAACTGTTGTTTAATGATGACTTGGTTTTAAGAGGTTGGCTGAATGTGCAAACAGGAGAGCAGCGCCTTGCGGAATTCAACAAGGGATTTAGACCTTTAGCTTTTAGCGGGGTACATTGCATTAATCCGGTGATTTTTGATAAAATAAAAAGAAAAGGAAAGTTTTCTGTAATGGAAGAATATCTGGATCTGATGTATACCGAAAAAATACACGGTTTTGTACACGACAGTATTTTAATTGATGTAGGAAGACCGGAATCTGTGATTGAAGCAGAAAAATATTTTAAATAA
- a CDS encoding RapZ C-terminal domain-containing protein, with the protein MLHIDIHSFSYKKGGIPKDDSGNGGGFTFDCRGILNPGRVEEYKIQTGNDIGVQEYLETKTEMPQFLELIKNLVSINIDNYLGRGFENLQINFGCTGGQHRSVYSAIKIAQFIEEKYGEKVEISLHHDEQHQLNHK; encoded by the coding sequence ATGCTACACATAGACATTCACAGTTTTTCATATAAAAAAGGAGGAATTCCGAAAGACGACTCAGGTAACGGAGGTGGTTTTACCTTCGATTGCCGCGGAATTTTAAACCCAGGAAGAGTAGAAGAGTATAAAATACAAACTGGTAACGATATTGGGGTTCAGGAATATTTAGAAACAAAAACAGAAATGCCTCAGTTTTTAGAATTGATTAAAAACTTAGTATCTATCAATATCGACAATTATTTGGGAAGAGGTTTTGAAAATCTACAAATCAATTTCGGGTGTACAGGAGGTCAGCACAGATCGGTTTATTCGGCGATTAAAATTGCACAATTTATTGAAGAAAAATATGGTGAAAAAGTAGAAATAAGCCTTCACCACGACGAGCAACACCAACTTAATCATAAGTAA
- a CDS encoding aminoglycoside phosphotransferase family protein, protein MTSENAKRFFENHFNEKSTEFITLAQSGSARVNFLAQNQIGKYIITYNENIAENECFLYFSGVFSELKLNTPKIFSVSEDRKLYIQEFLGAKTFSEIIAEEGLSENVQDLVKQTLKELFVLQEKTNNKIDFQKTFEYEAYDELPVMHDLYYFKNFVADVLELEYHKSSLLKEFKEIIHLIENLEPKGIMIRDFQARNIMVSDENKVSFIDYQSAMKGPLMYDVISFLFQAKANFPEEFKNEMLEFYIQQFQNEEIQFKLKNSVKPIQLMRFLQVLGAYGFRGLIQRKQHFIASIDKGIQNITEFSENWEHMNNFPELKKVIDQLSLEKTKLKIEEILNH, encoded by the coding sequence ATGACTTCTGAAAACGCGAAAAGATTTTTTGAAAACCATTTTAACGAAAAATCAACCGAATTTATCACTTTAGCTCAAAGCGGTTCTGCAAGAGTTAATTTTTTGGCTCAAAATCAAATCGGAAAATACATCATTACCTATAATGAGAACATTGCCGAAAACGAATGTTTTCTGTATTTCTCAGGCGTGTTTTCTGAATTGAAACTTAATACTCCAAAAATATTTTCTGTTTCAGAAGACCGGAAATTATATATTCAGGAGTTTTTAGGAGCAAAAACTTTTTCAGAAATCATTGCAGAAGAAGGTTTGTCAGAAAATGTACAAGACTTGGTAAAGCAAACTCTTAAAGAGCTTTTTGTACTTCAGGAAAAAACAAATAATAAAATAGACTTTCAAAAAACTTTTGAATACGAAGCTTATGATGAGCTTCCTGTAATGCATGACTTGTATTACTTCAAAAATTTTGTTGCTGATGTTTTAGAACTAGAATATCATAAATCTTCTTTACTGAAAGAATTCAAAGAAATCATCCATCTCATCGAAAACCTTGAGCCCAAAGGCATCATGATTCGAGATTTTCAGGCAAGAAATATAATGGTAAGTGATGAGAATAAAGTTTCTTTTATCGATTATCAGTCGGCAATGAAAGGTCCTTTGATGTACGATGTGATTTCTTTTTTGTTTCAGGCTAAAGCGAATTTTCCTGAAGAGTTCAAAAATGAAATGCTAGAGTTTTACATTCAACAGTTTCAGAATGAAGAAATTCAATTTAAACTAAAGAATTCGGTAAAGCCGATTCAATTGATGAGGTTTTTACAGGTTTTGGGAGCTTACGGTTTTAGAGGCTTGATTCAAAGAAAGCAACACTTCATTGCAAGTATAGATAAAGGAATTCAAAATATTACCGAATTTTCTGAAAACTGGGAACATATGAACAATTTTCCTGAGCTTAAAAAAGTAATTGACCAGCTAAGTTTGGAGAAAACAAAATTAAAAATTGAGGAAATATTGAACCATTAA
- the xrtF gene encoding exosortase family protein XrtF — protein sequence MLKDFKPVLSILLRFIIIYLVLLFAYQFYLNSFKESGLDPYSRLIAEQVAVIQNKIGYTTSLYNDVPKEQVWFYVNEKYVTRMVEGCNAISVIILFVAFIFAFYKGTKTFVFVTVSLLVLYVMNILRIVGLNIVTRDHLEYNKMVHDYVFPAVIYGSVVVLWLVWIKFFALKNENS from the coding sequence ATGTTAAAAGACTTTAAGCCCGTTTTGAGCATTCTGTTGCGCTTTATCATCATTTATTTGGTGTTGCTTTTTGCGTATCAGTTTTATCTTAATAGTTTTAAAGAATCTGGTCTCGACCCCTATTCGCGTCTTATTGCCGAGCAGGTTGCTGTTATTCAAAATAAAATAGGCTACACCACATCATTATACAATGATGTTCCTAAAGAGCAGGTTTGGTTTTACGTAAATGAGAAATATGTAACCCGAATGGTAGAAGGCTGTAATGCCATCTCGGTAATCATTCTTTTTGTGGCATTTATTTTTGCTTTTTATAAAGGAACTAAAACTTTCGTTTTCGTAACAGTAAGTCTTTTGGTGCTATACGTAATGAATATTTTACGGATTGTAGGATTGAATATTGTAACCAGAGACCATCTAGAATACAATAAAATGGTGCATGACTATGTTTTCCCAGCTGTAATTTATGGAAGTGTGGTGGTACTTTGGCTGGTTTGGATTAAATTTTTTGCTTTAAAAAATGAGAATTCTTAG
- a CDS encoding exosortase F system-associated membrane protein, whose product MRILSWFLVILGVCGLMSVRMLEDQIFYDPFLSYFHEGNKNISFPEFEWGKLMISHLFRFILNLFFSCVIIHSLFKNKEWTGQGALLICIIFFITFPIYLYCISDRFDIGYLFSFYMRRFVIQPLIILLIVPLFYYRKQMMLRNSNY is encoded by the coding sequence ATGAGAATTCTTAGTTGGTTTTTAGTGATTTTAGGAGTTTGCGGACTCATGAGCGTAAGAATGCTGGAAGACCAGATTTTCTACGATCCTTTTTTGAGTTATTTTCACGAAGGCAATAAAAACATTTCTTTCCCGGAGTTTGAATGGGGAAAACTGATGATCAGTCATCTTTTCAGATTTATTTTGAATCTGTTTTTCTCGTGTGTCATCATTCATTCTTTGTTTAAAAATAAAGAATGGACTGGACAGGGAGCTCTTTTAATTTGTATTATCTTTTTCATTACTTTTCCTATTTATCTATACTGTATTTCAGACCGATTTGATATTGGTTATCTTTTCTCTTTTTACATGAGAAGGTTTGTGATACAGCCTTTGATTATTCTTTTGATAGTTCCTTTGTTTTATTATAGGAAGCAAATGATGTTGAGGAATTCAAATTATTAA
- a CDS encoding cation diffusion facilitator family transporter, translated as MTPKNINKDKINFQKIIAVFGIILFVGKIIAWKLTDSDAVFSDAMESIVNVISAFMGLYSLHLASKPKDEDHPYGHGKVEFVTSGIEGALIAIAGIMIIYEGINSLLTGKVLSELDWGIAIIAATAIINYILGYISIKKGEKENSLVLISSGKHLQSDTITTLGVVISLIIVYFTKIYWIDSVVALIFGFYIIFVGYKIVRKSLRGIMDEQDPELLNNIISLLEKNRHTEWIDIHNMKIQQFGSSLHIDAHITLPYYYSLREAHNQMEQVILLLVKNTKRTVEFNFHMDDCKPISCSVCQIVDCPVREFPFAKRVKWTPANVTSIEKHTIE; from the coding sequence ATGACACCAAAAAATATCAATAAAGACAAAATAAATTTCCAGAAAATCATTGCAGTTTTCGGGATTATTCTTTTTGTCGGAAAAATCATCGCCTGGAAACTCACAGATTCCGATGCTGTGTTTTCTGATGCTATGGAAAGTATTGTCAATGTTATCAGTGCTTTTATGGGGTTGTATTCTTTACATTTGGCTTCAAAACCTAAAGACGAAGACCATCCTTACGGTCACGGAAAAGTAGAATTTGTAACCTCAGGAATTGAAGGTGCATTGATTGCCATTGCCGGAATTATGATTATCTATGAAGGCATCAACAGCTTGTTAACGGGTAAAGTACTAAGCGAACTAGATTGGGGAATTGCTATCATTGCGGCAACGGCTATTATCAATTATATTTTAGGCTATATTTCGATTAAAAAAGGAGAGAAAGAAAATTCCCTAGTACTCATATCTTCAGGGAAACACCTTCAGTCAGACACCATTACCACTTTGGGAGTAGTGATTAGTTTAATCATTGTTTACTTCACTAAAATTTATTGGATTGACTCTGTCGTTGCTTTAATCTTCGGCTTCTATATTATTTTTGTAGGCTATAAAATTGTTAGAAAGTCCCTCCGCGGAATTATGGATGAGCAAGATCCCGAACTTCTAAACAATATCATCAGTCTTCTCGAAAAAAACAGACATACAGAATGGATTGACATTCACAACATGAAAATCCAGCAATTTGGCTCCTCCCTTCACATCGATGCGCACATCACTTTACCATATTATTACAGCCTTCGTGAAGCGCATAATCAAATGGAACAGGTAATACTTCTTTTAGTCAAAAACACCAAACGTACCGTTGAGTTCAATTTCCATATGGATGACTGCAAACCAATATCATGTTCAGTTTGCCAGATTGTAGATTGTCCGGTGCGTGAATTTCCATTTGCAAAACGTGTAAAATGGACTCCTGCAAACGTAACAAGTATCGAGAAGCATACCATCGAATAA
- a CDS encoding aspartate-semialdehyde dehydrogenase — protein sequence MKVAVVGSTGMVGQVMLKVLEERNFPVTELIPVASERSIGKQVKYKQVDYTIVSIDDAIAAKPDIAIFSAGGDTSLEYAPKFAEAGITVIDNSSAWRMDPTKKLVVPEINADVLTKEDKVIANPNCSTIQLVMVLGPLNKKYDLKRVVVSTYQSVTGTGKAAVDQLNGEISGDDAVAKVYPYQIFKNALPHCDVFSDDDYTKEEIKLMKEPKKILGDDTFNLTATAVRVPVQGGHSESVNIEFENEFELDEVRKILSETPGVVVMDDVKNNEYPMPFYSEGKDDVFVGRIRRDFSQPKTLNLWIVADNLRKGAATNAVQIAEYLVANNLV from the coding sequence ATGAAAGTAGCTGTAGTAGGTTCAACAGGAATGGTTGGACAAGTGATGCTTAAAGTTCTCGAAGAGAGAAATTTCCCTGTAACAGAATTAATTCCGGTAGCTTCAGAAAGATCTATTGGTAAACAGGTGAAGTATAAACAGGTAGATTATACTATCGTAAGCATCGACGACGCTATAGCTGCCAAACCGGATATCGCCATTTTCTCTGCAGGAGGCGATACTTCTTTAGAATACGCTCCTAAATTTGCCGAAGCAGGAATTACCGTTATCGATAATTCTTCAGCTTGGAGAATGGATCCTACTAAAAAATTAGTAGTACCAGAAATCAATGCTGATGTTTTGACAAAAGAAGACAAGGTGATTGCCAATCCAAACTGTTCTACGATTCAGTTGGTGATGGTTTTGGGGCCGTTGAATAAAAAATACGATTTAAAAAGAGTAGTTGTTTCTACGTATCAATCTGTAACAGGTACCGGTAAAGCTGCTGTAGATCAGTTAAACGGAGAAATTAGTGGAGACGATGCTGTTGCGAAAGTTTATCCTTATCAGATTTTCAAAAATGCGTTGCCACATTGTGATGTATTTTCTGATGACGATTATACCAAAGAAGAAATTAAATTAATGAAAGAGCCTAAGAAAATTTTAGGGGACGATACATTCAATTTAACAGCAACTGCGGTAAGAGTTCCTGTACAAGGAGGTCATTCTGAAAGTGTAAACATCGAATTTGAAAACGAATTTGAACTAGATGAGGTTAGAAAAATCTTATCAGAAACTCCAGGAGTTGTTGTAATGGACGATGTGAAAAACAACGAATATCCTATGCCGTTTTATTCGGAAGGGAAAGATGATGTTTTTGTTGGAAGAATCAGAAGAGATTTCTCGCAACCCAAAACACTTAATCTCTGGATTGTAGCAGACAATCTGCGAAAAGGCGCTGCTACCAACGCAGTACAGATTGCAGAATACCTAGTAGCAAACAACTTAGTATAA
- a CDS encoding TonB-dependent receptor, which yields MKLINKSMLTVLITLSTASVYYAQETQDTVKTKSKDIEEVILQGVTDIAKDRKTPVAASTIKAAQIVERLGNQELTEILNTTPSVYATKSGGGFGDGGITMRGFESRNIAVMVNGMPVNDMEGGSVYFSNWTGLADVTSIMQVQRGLGSSKLGIASVGGTMNFVTRTADMKKGGVVRLGVGNNDYLKTSFAYNTGKSDNGWASSFLMSRTAGGTYIDNTEFESYAYYFALGWEASKKHNFQFTLTSSPQWHDQRTFAPTIGNYITFNPDKDNTPYRQYNSDFGYKTGANGDRYAIANRSNYYSKPVMMLNWDWTMNEKSKLSTVLYMSNGRGGGTGDLGSFWTGKFNSNGTPTTSNINSYRGTDGTFNYDQIFALNNGLDAGAPYQVTNPVTGKVSTVRDGIVRRASVNSHNWYGILANFQHKLNDNLSFSVGTDNRYYYGYHYQVVSDLYNAKSYKETLNANVAPYNVTNVYDYKKLSWNPFGGKTAPISDQVGYSNDGEVLWYSGFAQVEYTKDKLSAFLQGSVSNQSYQRIDNFVKDGVTMQQGQAVNTKTGFKDLLGYNVKGGANYNINDYHNVFANVGYYSKQPFMNSVYPSNLQVLNPSLTNEKIFSAEIGYGFRSPKLTANVNLYRTEWKDRWLRRSNQLFDVANANSPTGVSQIAGYSEISGITQLHMGVEVDAVYKPFYFLEFQGMLSYGDYQYKGNATGTNFDENNNPVAVVGTKTSNTLYLDGVKVGGSSSNSIPQVTASLGATVRPVKDLSIYGTWRYVGELYSSIDAATFTTVANQERGSLQLPDFNLFDIGASFKVRLKNNAQYFTVGVNVYNLFDTTYIADGATNNFVKNVGDFKTASNTDAQAQALYNTYINNPSNFYKGLDTSNRVFFGFGRTWAANLSFNF from the coding sequence ATGAAATTAATCAACAAATCGATGCTAACTGTGTTAATCACGCTTTCTACGGCAAGTGTATATTACGCACAAGAAACTCAAGACACGGTAAAAACCAAGTCTAAAGACATTGAGGAAGTTATTTTACAGGGTGTAACCGATATCGCGAAAGATAGAAAAACACCAGTTGCTGCTTCTACTATCAAAGCGGCACAAATCGTCGAAAGATTAGGAAACCAGGAACTTACTGAGATTTTAAACACAACACCATCAGTGTACGCTACAAAATCAGGAGGTGGTTTTGGAGACGGAGGTATTACCATGAGAGGTTTCGAATCTAGAAACATCGCTGTAATGGTAAACGGTATGCCGGTAAATGATATGGAAGGTGGATCTGTTTATTTTTCTAACTGGACTGGTCTTGCTGACGTAACAAGCATCATGCAAGTTCAAAGAGGTTTAGGTTCTTCTAAATTAGGAATTGCTTCTGTTGGAGGTACTATGAACTTCGTTACTCGTACTGCAGATATGAAGAAAGGTGGAGTTGTGCGATTAGGAGTAGGTAATAATGATTATTTGAAAACTTCATTTGCATATAATACTGGAAAAAGTGATAATGGTTGGGCTTCTTCGTTCTTAATGAGTAGAACAGCTGGAGGTACTTATATCGACAATACTGAATTTGAATCATATGCTTATTATTTTGCATTAGGATGGGAAGCTAGCAAAAAGCACAACTTCCAGTTTACTTTGACGTCTTCTCCACAATGGCACGATCAAAGAACATTTGCTCCAACGATTGGAAATTATATAACATTCAATCCAGATAAGGATAATACACCATACAGACAATATAATTCTGATTTCGGATATAAAACGGGTGCTAATGGTGATCGATATGCAATTGCAAACAGATCAAACTATTATTCAAAACCGGTTATGATGTTGAACTGGGACTGGACAATGAATGAAAAGTCTAAGTTAAGTACCGTTTTATATATGTCTAATGGTAGAGGTGGTGGTACCGGAGACTTAGGAAGTTTTTGGACTGGAAAGTTTAACAGTAACGGAACTCCTACAACATCAAATATTAACTCGTATAGAGGAACTGATGGAACTTTTAATTATGATCAAATTTTTGCATTAAATAATGGTTTAGATGCGGGAGCTCCTTATCAAGTTACCAATCCTGTAACAGGAAAAGTTTCAACAGTTAGAGATGGTATTGTAAGAAGAGCAAGTGTGAATTCTCATAACTGGTACGGAATTTTAGCAAATTTTCAACACAAACTTAATGATAATTTAAGCTTTTCAGTTGGAACTGATAACAGATACTATTATGGCTACCATTATCAAGTAGTTTCAGATTTATATAACGCTAAATCTTATAAAGAAACTCTTAATGCAAATGTAGCTCCTTATAATGTTACAAATGTATATGATTACAAAAAGCTTTCTTGGAATCCTTTTGGAGGAAAAACAGCTCCTATCTCTGATCAGGTAGGTTATAGTAATGATGGGGAAGTTCTTTGGTACAGTGGTTTTGCTCAGGTAGAATATACTAAAGATAAATTATCTGCATTCTTACAAGGTTCGGTATCAAACCAATCTTATCAGAGAATCGATAACTTTGTGAAAGATGGGGTTACAATGCAACAAGGCCAAGCAGTTAATACTAAAACAGGATTCAAAGATTTATTGGGATATAATGTAAAAGGGGGTGCTAACTACAATATTAATGATTATCACAATGTATTTGCTAATGTAGGATACTACAGCAAACAGCCTTTTATGAACTCTGTTTATCCAAGTAATTTACAAGTTTTAAACCCAAGTTTAACGAATGAGAAAATTTTCTCTGCAGAAATTGGGTATGGTTTCAGATCTCCTAAATTAACAGCAAATGTTAACTTATACAGAACAGAATGGAAAGACAGATGGTTGAGAAGAAGTAATCAACTATTTGATGTTGCTAATGCAAATTCTCCTACTGGAGTTTCTCAGATAGCTGGTTATTCAGAGATTAGTGGTATTACACAATTACACATGGGGGTAGAAGTAGATGCGGTTTATAAGCCATTCTATTTCTTAGAATTCCAAGGGATGTTATCTTACGGAGATTATCAGTACAAAGGGAATGCTACAGGAACTAATTTTGATGAAAACAACAATCCGGTTGCTGTAGTGGGTACAAAAACGAGTAATACCCTTTATTTAGACGGTGTAAAAGTAGGAGGAAGTAGTAGTAACAGTATTCCACAAGTGACTGCATCTTTAGGAGCTACAGTGAGACCTGTAAAAGATCTTAGCATTTATGGTACTTGGAGATATGTTGGAGAATTATATTCTTCTATCGATGCTGCAACATTTACAACAGTAGCAAATCAGGAAAGAGGTTCTCTTCAATTGCCAGATTTCAATCTTTTTGATATCGGTGCATCATTTAAAGTTAGATTGAAGAACAATGCTCAATATTTCACAGTAGGTGTAAACGTATATAACTTGTTTGATACTACTTATATTGCTGATGGAGCAACTAATAATTTTGTGAAAAATGTAGGTGATTTCAAAACGGCATCTAATACTGATGCACAAGCACAGGCATTATATAATACTTATATCAACAATCCTTCAAACTTCTACAAAGGATTAGATACTTCAAACAGAGTATTCTTCGGATTCGGAAGAACTTGGGCAGCCAATTTATCTTTCAACTTCTAA
- the nadC gene encoding carboxylating nicotinate-nucleotide diphosphorylase, with the protein MNRPSYATDKVLKQFIKNALEEDIQDGDHSTLSTIPKDLQQSAKLLVKENCILAGVELAEIIFKTFDKNLIVENYIKDGEVAKSGDIAFIVTGSARSILSTERLVLNCMQRMSGIATLTHDWDSRLIGSKTKLLDTRKTTPNFRVCEKWAVAIGGGTNHRYGLYDMIMLKDNHIDYNGSITNAVKMAKDYVKKSKKKLKIEVETRNLEEVQEAIDAKVDRIMLDNMDVATMKKAVKLINGSCESEASGGITRGQLKEIATTGVTFISVGALTHSAENIDLSLKAVM; encoded by the coding sequence ATGAATAGACCAAGCTACGCTACAGATAAAGTTTTAAAGCAGTTCATCAAAAATGCTTTAGAAGAAGATATTCAAGATGGGGATCACTCTACGTTGTCTACCATTCCTAAAGACCTTCAGCAAAGTGCAAAACTTTTGGTAAAAGAAAACTGTATTTTGGCAGGTGTTGAGCTGGCTGAGATTATTTTTAAAACTTTCGATAAAAACTTAATTGTTGAAAATTATATTAAAGACGGAGAAGTTGCAAAATCTGGCGATATCGCATTCATTGTTACCGGTAGTGCGAGATCAATCCTTTCAACTGAAAGATTAGTTCTCAATTGTATGCAGAGAATGAGTGGGATAGCAACATTAACTCACGATTGGGATTCTAGGCTGATCGGCTCAAAAACAAAACTTTTAGATACCCGAAAAACAACACCCAACTTCAGAGTTTGTGAAAAATGGGCAGTTGCCATAGGTGGAGGTACTAACCACAGATACGGTTTATACGACATGATTATGCTAAAGGATAATCACATTGATTATAACGGAAGTATTACCAATGCCGTGAAAATGGCAAAAGATTATGTGAAAAAGTCTAAGAAAAAACTGAAGATTGAGGTCGAAACCAGAAACCTTGAAGAAGTACAGGAAGCAATCGATGCCAAAGTTGATAGAATCATGCTAGATAATATGGATGTTGCGACCATGAAAAAAGCCGTTAAGCTTATTAATGGATCATGCGAAAGTGAAGCCTCTGGAGGAATTACGAGAGGTCAGCTAAAAGAAATTGCTACCACAGGAGTTACTTTTATCTCTGTAGGAGCGCTTACTCATTCTGCAGAAAATATAGATTTAAGCTTAAAAGCTGTTATGTAA